The Neobacillus sp. PS3-34 genome has a window encoding:
- a CDS encoding 2-oxoacid:ferredoxin oxidoreductase subunit beta codes for MATFKDFRNNVKPNWCPGCGDFSVQAAIQRAAANVGLEPENLAVISGIGCSGRISGYINSYGFHSIHGRSLPIAQGVKMANRDLTVIASGGDGDGFAIGMGHTIHSIRRNIDITYIVMDNQIYGLTKGQTSPRSATGFKTKSTPQGSIEPAISPMEMALTAGATFVAQSFSTDLKDLTALIEAGINHKGFSLINVFSPCVTYNKVNTYDWFKENLTKLSDIEGYDPSSRELAMQTLMKHDGLVTGLIYQNTERKSYQELIPGYSETPLSQADLELDQAHFDKLVAEFM; via the coding sequence ATGGCAACTTTCAAAGACTTCCGCAATAATGTTAAACCGAACTGGTGCCCAGGCTGTGGCGACTTCTCAGTACAGGCTGCAATTCAGCGTGCAGCAGCAAATGTCGGTTTAGAACCGGAAAACTTAGCAGTAATCTCTGGAATTGGCTGCTCTGGCCGTATTTCAGGATATATCAATTCTTACGGTTTCCATAGCATCCACGGCCGTTCATTGCCGATCGCCCAAGGTGTTAAAATGGCTAACCGTGACCTAACTGTTATCGCATCAGGTGGTGACGGAGACGGTTTCGCAATTGGTATGGGACATACGATCCATTCAATCCGCCGTAATATCGATATTACGTATATTGTTATGGATAACCAAATTTATGGTTTGACTAAGGGACAAACATCCCCTCGTTCGGCTACAGGCTTTAAGACGAAATCTACTCCGCAAGGTTCAATTGAGCCGGCTATTTCTCCAATGGAAATGGCATTGACAGCTGGAGCTACGTTTGTAGCACAAAGCTTTTCAACGGATCTAAAGGATCTGACTGCTCTAATTGAAGCGGGAATCAACCATAAAGGCTTCTCTTTGATTAACGTATTCAGCCCATGTGTTACTTATAATAAAGTAAACACATATGACTGGTTTAAAGAAAACCTGACAAAGCTTAGCGACATTGAAGGCTATGATCCATCAAGCCGTGAGTTGGCTATGCAAACCTTGATGAAGCATGACGGACTTGTTACAGGCTTAATCTACCAAAATACGGAGCGTAAATCATATCAGGAATTAATTCCTGGATACTCTGAAACTCCGCTTTCACAAGCTGATCTTGAGCTTGACCAGGCTCACTTTGATAAATTAGTTGCAGAATTTATGTAA